The DNA window GTGACGGGACGCGGAACGGCTGCGCTGGTGTCGATGCCCAACTCTCCGAGGGCCTCGGCGATGACGGGGTTGATGTGTTCCGCGGGTCCGATGCCGCCGCTAGTCGGGTTCGCCCGCCCTGGGGCGATGTGCTCGAGAAGGTGCGCGCCGAGCTGGGAGCGGCCGGCGTTGTGCTGGCAGATGAACAGGACCGTGGGTGGGGTGCTCACGCGAGGACTCCTGTCGGGGTTTGGGTGCGGGACCATGCCTGGCTGGCGACCTGGACGGCATCCCACGGGGAGCCGAGCGGCGGCGTGTAGGAGAGGTCAAGGTCCGAGATCTGCTCGACGGTGAGACCGGCGAACAGGGCAGTGGCGTAGGTGTCGACCCGTTTCGCGGTTTCGGTGCCGAGCCTTCCGACCAGCTGCGCGCCGAGCAGCAGCCCGGACTCGGTGTCGCCGGTGATGCGGATGCTGATCGGCTGCGCGCCCGGGTAGTAACGCTTGTGGTCATCCGCCGCGGTCTGCGTGGTGGTCGGGTGGTAGCCGGCGGCGGCCGCTTCGTGTTCGCGGAGCCCGGTGCGGGCTGCGACGACGTCGAACACTTTCACGACCTGAGTGCCGACCGATCCGGCGAACCGGGCGGCTCCGCCGAGAGCGTTCTCTCCGGCGACGCGACCCTGCTTGTGCGCGGTGGTGCCCAGCGGCAGGTAGGTGAGGCCGAGGAGGCGGTGGTGGGTGGTGACCCCGTCGCCGGCGGCGAAGACGTGCGGGAGGCCGGTGCGCATCTGCTCGTCAACCACCACCGCCCGTCCCGCGCCGAGCGTCGCGCCGGCCCGCTCGAGGAGGCTCGTGTTGGGACGGACGCCGACCACAGCCAGAACGAGGTCGGCGGTGTGGGTGACGGGCTGCCCGTCGTGCTCGGCGTGGACGACCAGGCCGGTGGTGGTCTTTTCGACGGCGCGGACGGTGGTGTTCGTGTGGACGGTGACGCCGTGCTCGACGAGTTCGGTGTGCACGATCGACGCGAGTTCGGGGTCGAGGGTGGAGAGGACTTCGGGTCCGCGTTGCAGTTGGGTGACGTGGATGCCGCGGCCGGTGAATCCTTCGGCCATTTCGAGGCCGACGTAGCCG is part of the Microbacterium lemovicicum genome and encodes:
- a CDS encoding low molecular weight phosphatase family protein, with product MSTPPTVLFICQHNAGRSQLGAHLLEHIAPGRANPTSGGIGPAEHINPVIAEALGELGIDTSAAVPRPVTAADLAAADIVVTMKPGLALPGPVTGRLVEWEFPDPNSWGIDGVRDLRDRVLEKVRALALEA
- a CDS encoding FAD-dependent oxidoreductase, giving the protein MTHLVAIGGSDAGISAALRARELDPTVEVTVVVADAYPNYSICGIPYFFSGDVKPWQSLAHRTHADLEATGMRLRLDTLATSIDVAGQRLTVRDSTGAESQIAYDELVVGTGALPAYAGIAGLEQLTPNDGVHVIHSMGDTFALEKHLTERDPKTAIIIGAGYVGLEMAEGFTGRGIHVTQLQRGPEVLSTLDPELASIVHTELVEHGVTVHTNTTVRAVEKTTTGLVVHAEHDGQPVTHTADLVLAVVGVRPNTSLLERAGATLGAGRAVVVDEQMRTGLPHVFAAGDGVTTHHRLLGLTYLPLGTTAHKQGRVAGENALGGAARFAGSVGTQVVKVFDVVAARTGLREHEAAAAGYHPTTTQTAADDHKRYYPGAQPISIRITGDTESGLLLGAQLVGRLGTETAKRVDTYATALFAGLTVEQISDLDLSYTPPLGSPWDAVQVASQAWSRTQTPTGVLA